CCAACAACTCGTCTATTATGGATAATCAACATCAAGGACGATACGCGAATATGGCCGACAAATTACTGACCATAGACGAAGCCATCCATATGCTTCGCGCCGATCCACACTATGCCGATCTCGTGCGCGACGCCTATTTTGGTGCTGATACGCAGGAGTCAGCAGATCGGTTCTTACAGTCTGGCGAGTTCTTTGAGGTCGAACGTATCCTTAAAGACACGATCAGGAATGCAACGGTCGTCGACGTTGGTGCAGGTTCAGGAATCAGCTCTTATGCTTTTGCGATGCACGGCGCGGCGCGCGTATATGCACTTGAACCCGACCCAAGCGATCTGGTTGGCTGCGGCGCGATAGAACGGATACGGGGCAATTTGCCAATTGAGATCCTGCGGACGTATGCCGACGACATCACACTGTCTGATGCATCCGTCGATATTGTCTATGCGCGGCAAGTCTTACATCACATCCCCCCGGTTACGAAGGCGGCGTGGCTTGAAATCATGCGGTATTGAAGCCAGATTAAGTTCCCCGCCTGCCATGAGCATGTTGTTGACGATGAAACTAGGAGGAGATCTTTCTGCCAATCATCCGATACATCAACTTACGGGAACGGAAAACGCTTACAGTATAAGCGAATATATCGCTGCGATCAAGTGAGTGGTCTAAAGTTACACCATGTCATCAGACCCTGGGACAGTCTCATCAACAAGTTCCCCTCGTAGCAGGTCAGACGGAGACTCGGGTTTCTTCGGGAGAAACTCGAGGAAAGTCGGGTGCTGTCGGCACCAATTCTGGGAGACCT
The window above is part of the Candidatus Flexicrinis proximus genome. Proteins encoded here:
- a CDS encoding class I SAM-dependent methyltransferase, translating into MIANNSSIMDNQHQGRYANMADKLLTIDEAIHMLRADPHYADLVRDAYFGADTQESADRFLQSGEFFEVERILKDTIRNATVVDVGAGSGISSYAFAMHGAARVYALEPDPSDLVGCGAIERIRGNLPIEILRTYADDITLSDASVDIVYARQVLHHIPPVTKAAWLEIMRY